In a single window of the Delftia tsuruhatensis genome:
- the cas1f gene encoding type I-F CRISPR-associated endonuclease Cas1f, which yields MQDIKSQDLKTILHSKRANIYYLEHCRVLVNGGRVEYVTDAGKKSLYWNIPIANTTSILLGTGTSITQAAMRELAKAGVLVGFCGGGGTPLFSANEVDVEVAWLTPQSEYRPTEYLQAWVRFWFDDELRLQAAKQLQAWRLQRLLSEWNTRSLREAGFAIDIERLKALVQQFTGLIAHAPDVMTLLTDEARLTKALFKLAVDAVGYGDFTRARRGTGTDEANRFLDHGNYLAYGLGATATWVLGLPHGLAVLHGKTRRGGLVFDAADLVKDAAILPQAFLSAMRGDDEQQFRRQCIEALTRSESLDFIIDTLKLIATDTARMARPEAPGPDGTGGGE from the coding sequence ATGCAGGACATCAAAAGCCAGGATCTCAAGACCATTCTTCATTCCAAACGCGCCAACATCTACTACCTGGAACATTGCCGTGTCCTGGTCAATGGCGGGCGAGTGGAATACGTGACAGACGCCGGCAAGAAAAGCCTGTACTGGAATATTCCCATCGCCAATACCACCAGCATCCTGCTGGGGACGGGTACCTCCATCACCCAGGCTGCCATGCGGGAGTTGGCCAAGGCGGGTGTACTTGTCGGCTTTTGCGGGGGTGGGGGCACCCCGCTGTTCAGTGCCAACGAGGTGGATGTGGAAGTGGCCTGGCTGACTCCGCAAAGCGAATACCGGCCCACCGAATATCTGCAGGCCTGGGTGAGATTCTGGTTCGACGATGAACTGCGCCTGCAGGCGGCCAAGCAGTTGCAGGCCTGGCGCTTGCAGCGCTTGCTGTCCGAATGGAATACCCGCTCCCTGCGCGAAGCGGGTTTTGCGATAGACATCGAGCGCCTCAAGGCCCTGGTGCAGCAATTCACGGGGCTGATTGCCCACGCGCCTGATGTGATGACGCTGCTCACCGACGAAGCCCGACTGACCAAGGCATTGTTCAAGCTCGCGGTCGATGCCGTCGGCTATGGGGACTTCACGCGTGCCAGGCGGGGCACGGGCACCGATGAGGCCAACCGCTTCCTTGATCACGGCAACTATCTGGCCTATGGCCTGGGCGCCACGGCGACCTGGGTATTGGGGCTGCCGCATGGCCTGGCGGTGCTGCATGGCAAGACACGGCGCGGCGGCCTGGTGTTCGATGCGGCCGATCTGGTCAAGGACGCGGCCATCCTGCCGCAGGCCTTTCTGTCGGCCATGCGTGGCGATGACGAACAGCAGTTTCGCCGCCAGTGCATTGAAGCGCTCACGCGCAGTGAATCGCTGGACTTCATCATCGATACGCTCAAGCTCATCGCCACCGATACGGCCCGCATGGCACGCCCCGAAGCGCCTGGACCGGATGGCACAGGAGGTGGCGAATGA